In Geminocystis sp. NIES-3708, a single window of DNA contains:
- a CDS encoding sulfate ABC transporter substrate-binding protein, translated as MFRRKSLSLIGLGLASLSVSVLFPNVAANAQKPIEITLVSYAVTQGAYSKIIPQFTADWKKKTGQNVIFKQSYGGSGSQTRAVIDGLEADVVALALAGDTSKIEKAGLIKPGWEKESPNNAIVTKSVVAFITRPGKPQIKNWSQLADPKIKVITANPKTSGGAKWNFLALWSSVTAKGGTEAQAKTFVDKVYNSVPVLPKDARESTDVFIKQGQGDVLLNYENEAILARQKGAKDPYFVPTDVNISIDNPIAVVDKNVDKKGTRKVAEAFVKFTFTPQAQREFAKVGFRSTNAQVAKEFSKQYPTIKKLVTVKDLGGWNQIDSKFFADKGIFDQIMRSK; from the coding sequence ATGTTTCGTAGAAAAAGCCTCAGTTTAATTGGTTTAGGTTTAGCTAGTCTATCAGTTTCGGTTTTATTCCCCAATGTAGCTGCTAACGCTCAAAAACCCATAGAAATAACCCTTGTTTCTTATGCTGTAACTCAAGGTGCTTACTCAAAAATTATTCCTCAATTTACAGCCGATTGGAAAAAGAAAACAGGTCAAAATGTAATTTTTAAACAAAGTTATGGTGGTTCAGGTTCTCAAACTCGTGCAGTTATTGATGGTTTAGAAGCTGACGTTGTCGCTTTAGCTTTAGCAGGAGATACCTCTAAAATTGAAAAAGCAGGATTAATTAAGCCCGGATGGGAAAAAGAATCTCCTAACAATGCTATCGTTACTAAATCGGTGGTTGCTTTTATTACTCGCCCTGGTAAACCTCAAATTAAAAATTGGTCACAATTAGCAGATCCTAAAATTAAAGTGATTACCGCTAACCCGAAAACATCTGGTGGTGCAAAATGGAACTTTTTAGCACTTTGGTCATCAGTTACAGCTAAAGGTGGTACAGAAGCTCAAGCAAAAACTTTTGTGGATAAAGTTTATAATTCTGTACCTGTATTACCTAAAGATGCCAGAGAATCCACTGACGTATTTATCAAACAAGGGCAAGGAGATGTATTGTTAAACTACGAAAATGAAGCTATTTTAGCCAGACAAAAAGGTGCAAAAGATCCTTACTTTGTACCCACAGATGTTAATATCTCCATTGATAATCCCATTGCCGTTGTCGATAAAAATGTTGATAAAAAAGGGACAAGAAAAGTAGCAGAAGCCTTTGTTAAATTTACCTTTACTCCTCAAGCTCAAAGGGAGTTTGCAAAAGTTGGTTTTCGTTCGACAAATGCTCAAGTGGCAAAAGAATTTTCTAAACAATACCCTACCATTAAAAAGTTAGTTACTGTTAAAGATTTAGGCGGATGGAATCAAATTGATTCTAAATTTTTTGCAGACAAAGGAATTTTTGATCAGATTATGAGAAGTAAATAG
- a CDS encoding PleD family two-component system response regulator, whose translation MNTTLKPINLFEDLSLSSTTGQLEIRKNAVSWQLSLLDGKLEFATHSLQSGNTLKYYLRSIGYENTVRIDFLTENKTNIKQLIYFLEKDNFINAKQKAIIQKKITEDALESLFWLSKHHNESVLNPEIKPLQWQKNEVINSEYLLEIKPLIKKIEQRWHLWQKLSPTIISPHQRPTCANTSLLEKSVPSGTFSLGVLKQLVKLMHGLSLRELAFFVKQDELKLAQLLSTYIKHGILQLHPPKSPLDLLPQIPQPIPQKLSPNLPTTKKLVPVEQKYTIVCIDDSPAMLEIISSYLDADKYNLTTIPDPMKSLSSLFKSNPDLIIMDVSMPGINGNRLCQILKSSPIFKFVPIILISGETNIKKDILESTGARDFLPKPFNKETLINLIHKYC comes from the coding sequence ATGAATACTACCTTAAAACCGATTAATTTATTTGAAGACCTTAGTTTATCATCTACAACTGGTCAATTAGAAATTAGAAAAAATGCTGTTTCTTGGCAACTTTCTTTACTAGATGGAAAACTAGAATTTGCGACTCATTCGTTACAATCAGGAAATACCCTTAAATATTATTTACGCAGTATTGGTTATGAAAATACAGTCAGAATTGATTTTTTAACAGAAAATAAAACTAATATTAAACAGCTAATTTATTTTTTAGAAAAAGATAATTTTATTAATGCTAAACAAAAAGCTATTATACAAAAGAAAATTACAGAAGATGCTTTAGAATCACTTTTTTGGCTCAGTAAACATCATAATGAATCAGTTTTAAATCCAGAAATAAAACCTTTACAGTGGCAAAAAAATGAAGTAATTAATTCTGAATATTTATTAGAAATTAAGCCATTAATTAAAAAAATTGAACAACGATGGCACCTATGGCAAAAATTAAGTCCTACTATTATTTCTCCTCATCAAAGACCAACTTGTGCTAATACTTCTTTACTTGAAAAATCCGTTCCTTCAGGTACTTTTTCTCTTGGAGTGTTAAAACAATTAGTAAAATTAATGCATGGCTTAAGTCTGCGTGAATTAGCTTTTTTTGTTAAACAAGATGAATTAAAATTAGCCCAATTACTATCTACTTATATTAAACATGGAATTTTACAATTACACCCTCCTAAATCACCCTTAGATTTATTACCTCAAATTCCTCAACCAATTCCACAAAAATTATCTCCCAACTTACCTACAACTAAAAAATTAGTCCCTGTTGAACAAAAATATACTATTGTTTGTATTGACGATAGTCCTGCAATGTTAGAAATAATTAGCTCTTATTTAGATGCTGATAAATATAATTTAACAACTATTCCAGATCCTATGAAGTCTCTTTCTTCTCTGTTTAAAAGCAATCCTGATTTAATTATTATGGATGTTTCTATGCCTGGAATTAATGGAAATCGGTTATGTCAAATTCTTAAAAGTAGTCCTATTTTTAAATTTGTTCCTATTATTTTAATTAGTGGTGAAACAAACATTAAAAAGGATATTTTAGAATCAACAGGTGCAAGAGATTTTCTCCCAAAACCTTTTAATAAAGAAACCCTAATTAATCTTATTCATAAATATTGTTAA
- a CDS encoding methyl-accepting chemotaxis protein translates to MTISNNKNLIKEQVLSHSLIRKNIIHEVLSDFQNKFFPQNISQSSRRTLRNQLLITVLPTVIIPLAIASGVAINFTQRQAKDRLEVDTIQTLRLAAEATRQSMEEIFEVTDILEANPTITNALKVASEDVQKNQLPKKIPAVNDYLKLLSDRKQLDNIIIIEEKGNGIGYSQKPSDIVETTYPWWDSVSLDNRRVIEPAYFDEASGTAFVTLIRTIKDPISTNFLGITKVSKSIEFLNEQIFDSLKVKISDAQQVQVISVSSGEALSSFTVEEATALGEVNGGKPLIEAIQLFQSSVTDSPEEPQEVIKKLQGKNGISNVNITNTVTDELVLSFELQNRIFNILNVPESDLAVVASVAKSEIAQAGQELALNLTFIAVVLAAIATGVVILLARQLSLPLTNLTKKAQQVAEGNLDVQVELQGTLETYTLGNNFNNLVKRVNNLITEQTKVAQEREKEKEALEGSIYTLLEEVQDALDGDLTVKASLDSIEISTVADLINAIIDNLREIAIQVKQSTTQVGSSLTENQLSIQELTQQAIKEAQATNNTLESVQEMSKSIEVVAENANQAATLAEDAFRETQEGTQVMDDTVSSIVSLRKTVGETAKKMKRLGESSQKISQVVSLIEEIALKTNLLAINASVEASRAGEQGQGFTIVAEQVGALAEQSAMATKEIAKIVANIQLETQEVTQAMEVGTTQVVDSTRLVEATKQRLEKVLVRSQSINELMQSISQATVTQTDTSSLVTELMQQIASYSEERLKSSQQVSESMRNTAQVAQKLQSAVEQFKVE, encoded by the coding sequence ATGACTATATCTAACAATAAAAATCTGATCAAAGAACAAGTATTATCTCATTCTCTGATAAGAAAAAATATCATTCATGAAGTATTATCCGATTTTCAAAATAAATTTTTCCCTCAAAATATCTCTCAATCTTCTCGTCGCACTTTACGCAATCAGTTATTAATTACTGTTTTACCTACTGTGATTATACCTTTGGCGATCGCCTCTGGAGTAGCCATTAATTTCACTCAACGTCAAGCAAAAGATAGATTAGAAGTTGATACCATTCAAACTTTAAGATTAGCCGCCGAAGCCACTCGACAATCAATGGAGGAGATTTTTGAAGTGACAGATATTTTAGAGGCAAATCCTACCATAACAAATGCTTTAAAAGTTGCCTCTGAAGATGTGCAAAAAAATCAATTACCAAAAAAAATACCTGCTGTTAATGACTATTTAAAGTTACTTAGCGATAGAAAACAGTTAGATAATATTATTATTATTGAAGAAAAAGGCAACGGTATTGGTTATAGCCAGAAACCTTCAGATATTGTAGAAACAACTTATCCTTGGTGGGATTCTGTTTCTTTGGATAACAGGAGAGTAATTGAACCAGCTTACTTTGATGAAGCCTCTGGCACTGCTTTTGTTACCTTAATTAGAACTATAAAAGATCCTATTTCTACTAATTTTTTAGGCATCACTAAAGTTAGTAAATCCATTGAATTTTTAAATGAACAAATTTTCGATTCTTTAAAAGTAAAAATTTCTGATGCACAACAAGTACAAGTAATTAGTGTAAGTTCTGGAGAAGCCTTAAGTAGTTTTACGGTGGAAGAAGCTACGGCTTTAGGAGAAGTTAACGGAGGTAAACCATTAATCGAAGCGATACAGCTTTTTCAAAGTTCAGTTACTGATAGTCCTGAAGAGCCACAAGAAGTAATCAAGAAATTGCAAGGTAAAAATGGTATTTCTAACGTCAATATTACCAATACTGTTACCGATGAATTAGTATTATCTTTTGAATTACAAAATCGTATTTTTAACATTCTCAATGTGCCTGAAAGTGATTTGGCGGTAGTAGCGTCGGTGGCAAAAAGTGAGATTGCTCAGGCAGGGCAAGAATTAGCTCTGAATTTAACTTTCATTGCCGTGGTATTAGCAGCGATCGCCACAGGGGTTGTAATATTATTAGCTAGACAATTATCTTTACCTTTAACCAATTTAACCAAGAAAGCTCAACAGGTAGCAGAAGGTAACTTAGATGTACAAGTAGAGTTACAAGGTACATTAGAAACCTATACTTTAGGGAATAATTTTAATAACCTAGTAAAACGGGTAAATAACCTCATTACAGAACAAACAAAGGTAGCACAGGAGCGAGAGAAAGAAAAAGAAGCCTTAGAAGGGTCAATTTATACCCTCTTAGAAGAAGTACAAGACGCATTGGACGGAGATTTGACGGTTAAAGCCAGTTTAGACTCCATAGAAATTAGTACCGTCGCTGATTTAATTAACGCTATTATTGACAACTTACGAGAGATTGCGATTCAGGTAAAACAATCCACAACTCAAGTAGGATCATCATTAACAGAAAATCAATTATCGATTCAAGAATTAACTCAACAGGCTATTAAAGAAGCTCAAGCCACTAATAATACTTTAGAATCTGTGCAAGAAATGTCAAAGTCGATAGAAGTTGTGGCAGAAAACGCTAACCAAGCCGCAACTCTGGCAGAAGATGCTTTTAGGGAAACTCAAGAAGGTACGCAAGTTATGGATGATACGGTAAGTAGTATTGTCTCTTTGAGAAAAACCGTAGGAGAAACAGCGAAAAAAATGAAGCGTTTAGGAGAATCTTCCCAGAAAATTTCTCAGGTGGTGTCTTTAATTGAAGAAATAGCTTTAAAAACCAACTTATTAGCTATTAACGCTAGTGTTGAGGCAAGTAGAGCGGGGGAACAAGGACAAGGTTTTACGATTGTAGCAGAACAAGTTGGAGCATTAGCAGAACAATCCGCAATGGCAACGAAGGAAATTGCCAAAATTGTTGCCAATATTCAGTTAGAAACTCAAGAAGTAACCCAAGCGATGGAAGTAGGTACAACTCAAGTAGTTGATAGTACTCGATTAGTGGAAGCCACCAAGCAACGTTTAGAAAAAGTTTTAGTGCGATCGCAATCCATTAACGAATTAATGCAATCCATTTCTCAAGCAACAGTAACCCAAACAGATACTTCATCTTTGGTAACAGAATTAATGCAACAAATTGCTAGTTATTCGGAAGAAAGACTGAAATCTTCTCAACAGGTATCAGAATCAATGCGTAACACCGCACAAGTTGCTCAAAAGTTACAATCTGCTGTTGAACAATTCAAAGTTGAATAA
- a CDS encoding PleD family two-component system response regulator encodes MQILVVDDLKSELDLITEYLSTSGYSVISANNGKEALEKILENKPDAIVTDWMMPEMGGLDLCRQLKKNPNTADIPIIACTAKDKDVDRLWAKKQGVKAYLVKPCTKEELINAVQSISK; translated from the coding sequence ATGCAAATTTTGGTGGTAGATGATTTAAAGTCAGAACTAGATTTAATTACTGAATATCTCAGTACCAGTGGTTATAGCGTTATCTCTGCGAATAATGGTAAAGAAGCTTTAGAAAAAATTTTGGAGAATAAACCTGATGCTATTGTTACTGATTGGATGATGCCAGAAATGGGAGGCTTAGATTTGTGTCGTCAACTGAAAAAGAATCCAAACACCGCTGATATTCCAATCATCGCTTGTACTGCTAAAGATAAAGATGTTGATCGACTTTGGGCAAAAAAACAAGGGGTTAAGGCTTATCTCGTTAAACCTTGTACAAAAGAAGAATTGATTAATGCAGTTCAATCCATAAGCAAATAA
- a CDS encoding class I SAM-dependent methyltransferase — MIENIFIFLTEVSPKIKRKLWRWWYEFLANSYQKSDWEFMNYGFADLNSQLATLNLTGDDIKNRYFIQLYQYVINGINLEEKKVLEIGSGRGGGAFFLAKTFNPEQIIGVDFSEQNTLLANKLYHLPNLLYKQGDSENLPFDNDTFDVIINVESSHCYGSMTNFVQEVKRVLKPDGIFAWVDLRPVSELENLENIFLISGLKQIKKENITANVVKALELVNESKLDLINLNVPKFLRHVFQEFAGIKNSKIYNGFVNGEMIYLSYVFQKIN; from the coding sequence ATGATAGAAAATATTTTTATCTTCTTAACAGAAGTATCACCCAAAATAAAACGTAAACTATGGCGTTGGTGGTACGAATTTTTAGCAAATTCTTATCAAAAATCTGATTGGGAATTTATGAACTATGGATTTGCTGATTTAAACTCACAATTAGCAACTTTAAATTTAACTGGTGATGATATAAAAAATCGTTATTTTATTCAATTATATCAATATGTAATTAATGGTATAAATTTAGAAGAAAAAAAAGTCTTAGAAATAGGATCAGGTAGAGGAGGTGGAGCTTTTTTTCTAGCAAAAACATTTAACCCTGAGCAAATTATAGGAGTTGATTTTTCTGAACAAAATACTTTATTAGCGAATAAACTTTATCATCTTCCTAACTTATTATATAAACAAGGAGATAGTGAAAACTTACCTTTTGATAATGATACTTTTGATGTTATTATTAATGTTGAATCTTCCCATTGTTATGGCTCAATGACTAATTTTGTACAAGAAGTTAAGAGAGTTTTAAAACCTGATGGAATTTTTGCTTGGGTAGATTTACGTCCTGTTAGTGAGCTAGAAAATTTAGAAAATATTTTTTTAATATCAGGATTAAAACAAATTAAAAAAGAAAATATAACGGCTAATGTGGTTAAAGCATTAGAATTAGTAAATGAATCAAAACTAGATTTAATTAATCTCAATGTTCCTAAATTTTTACGTCATGTTTTTCAAGAATTTGCAGGAATTAAAAATAGTAAAATATACAATGGTTTTGTTAATGGTGAAATGATTTATTTAAGTTATGTTTTTCAAAAAATTAATTAA
- a CDS encoding hybrid sensor histidine kinase/response regulator, whose amino-acid sequence MDKETQIKFNFLEEAQGYLDQIESVLLTLNSDTCDPFGLDLVLRSAHSLKGGAGMMGFSYLSQVSHRIEDFFKILKVKNDPLLFTSEVESLLLKGVDALRDIVTFYRQETPIDNDFIENQINPIFKNLRQYLGDLEEDDENALFALEQSSGVELELFEEEVDRLLNQFEQQIFSLSGEELQQGLIVLCAELIVFSQMADIEPFTALSESIQAQILFMETDDLPNFAHQAVNIWKRSHSLVLRGSLDKIPTIFEPEIFNFDTSLNETNWDEIEGFNLDIETEFNLDDEYLTQLQQSESLSLKDVEIKIPQTILNNQNKKIIEPSLTKDNTSEQALQMVRIPVKQLTQFNTIFGKLILERNTINRQLEELKNFASLLRDRMIQLEESQQQLTKWYDRASIEGLITSSSQILTSAISNGSSNTILKESQTDNFDILEMDRYTDLHLISQEQIETIVQLKEVSTDIQLGLLDMQGVIGELNQTTTALQKNITRTQMTPFADVVKVFPRMMRDLSVQFKKQVKLNIKGEGTLIDRSILDKLNSPLNHLLRNAFDHGIESSDNRIAKGKSPQGNITIAAVNRANQTIITIEDDGDGIALQKIKNRLLQQGIPSSDIEKMSEAQILDYIFEPGFSTKDKVTELSGRGVGMDVVKTNLREIRGDIQVKTKEGIGTSFIINIPFSLSVLRVMLLERSGLVFAIPMNSIRELKSFNTWEINTIDNQDKTLWKGENIPVIKLEQHLIFNRPYKSNPLKGNPKIDRSTFVIVGDNDTLGGIYLDRVWGEQEVTVYPIQSPIPLTLGFNNSIILGDGRVIPLIDPSEMLQECLGNSASSIQVDNSVSKLTKIYHPAPFRNHILIVDDSINVRNYLALTLEKAGYQVEEAKDGREAVDKLFNGLSVKAVISDVEMPRLDGYGLLEEVKGKKEFHNLPIIMLTSRSNEKHRKVAFNLGASAYFSKPYNEQELLQKLELLITK is encoded by the coding sequence ATGGATAAAGAAACGCAAATTAAGTTCAATTTTTTAGAAGAAGCACAAGGGTATTTAGATCAAATTGAATCAGTATTATTAACTTTAAATAGTGACACTTGCGATCCTTTTGGTCTTGATCTTGTATTGCGATCAGCACATTCTCTTAAAGGTGGTGCGGGAATGATGGGATTTTCTTATTTAAGTCAAGTTTCTCACCGTATTGAAGATTTTTTCAAAATTCTCAAAGTCAAAAATGATCCTCTTTTATTTACCAGTGAAGTGGAAAGTTTACTTTTAAAAGGAGTTGATGCTTTAAGAGATATTGTCACTTTCTATCGTCAAGAAACTCCCATTGATAACGATTTTATCGAAAATCAAATTAATCCTATTTTTAAAAATTTACGACAATATTTAGGAGATTTAGAAGAAGATGACGAAAATGCCCTTTTTGCCCTTGAACAAAGCTCTGGTGTTGAATTAGAGCTATTTGAAGAAGAAGTTGATCGTCTTTTAAATCAATTTGAGCAGCAGATTTTTTCTCTTTCAGGGGAAGAATTACAACAGGGTTTAATTGTCTTATGTGCAGAGTTGATAGTATTTAGTCAAATGGCAGATATTGAACCTTTTACCGCACTTTCTGAGTCTATCCAAGCCCAAATTTTATTTATGGAGACTGATGATTTACCGAATTTTGCACATCAGGCGGTGAATATTTGGAAGCGATCGCACTCTCTTGTATTACGAGGAAGTTTAGATAAAATTCCAACTATATTTGAGCCAGAAATCTTTAATTTTGATACTTCATTGAATGAGACGAATTGGGATGAAATCGAAGGTTTTAATTTAGACATAGAAACAGAATTTAATCTTGATGATGAATACTTGACACAATTACAACAATCAGAGTCATTATCATTAAAAGATGTAGAAATTAAAATACCTCAAACCATCTTAAATAATCAAAATAAGAAAATTATTGAGCCTTCTTTGACAAAAGATAACACATCGGAACAAGCCTTACAAATGGTGAGAATCCCTGTCAAACAATTAACTCAATTTAATACTATTTTTGGTAAATTAATTCTCGAAAGAAATACTATTAATCGTCAATTGGAAGAGTTGAAAAACTTTGCTTCTTTATTACGAGACAGAATGATTCAATTAGAAGAATCCCAACAACAGTTAACGAAATGGTATGATAGAGCTTCCATTGAAGGATTAATAACTTCATCTTCTCAAATTTTAACATCTGCCATCAGTAACGGTTCATCTAATACCATCCTTAAAGAGTCTCAAACTGATAATTTCGATATTCTGGAAATGGATCGTTATACAGATTTACATTTGATTTCTCAAGAACAGATTGAAACCATTGTACAACTCAAAGAGGTTAGCACCGATATTCAGTTAGGATTGTTAGATATGCAAGGGGTAATCGGAGAGTTAAATCAAACTACTACCGCCTTGCAAAAAAATATCACTCGTACACAAATGACTCCTTTTGCCGATGTTGTCAAAGTGTTTCCGAGAATGATGCGAGATTTATCAGTACAATTTAAAAAACAGGTTAAACTCAACATTAAAGGTGAAGGTACTTTAATTGATCGATCCATTTTAGACAAACTTAATTCACCTCTCAATCATTTATTACGCAACGCTTTTGATCATGGTATAGAATCCTCTGACAATCGTATTGCTAAAGGTAAATCTCCTCAAGGTAATATTACTATTGCGGCGGTTAACCGTGCTAATCAAACCATTATCACCATTGAAGATGATGGAGACGGTATTGCCTTACAGAAAATCAAAAATCGCCTCTTACAACAAGGTATTCCTTCATCAGACATCGAGAAAATGTCAGAAGCTCAAATTCTTGACTATATTTTTGAACCCGGATTTAGTACAAAAGACAAAGTAACTGAACTTTCTGGCAGGGGAGTTGGTATGGATGTTGTAAAAACTAATTTAAGAGAAATTCGAGGAGATATTCAAGTAAAAACAAAAGAAGGTATCGGTACATCTTTTATTATTAATATCCCTTTTTCTCTCTCAGTTTTACGAGTTATGTTATTAGAAAGAAGTGGGCTTGTTTTTGCCATTCCAATGAATAGTATTCGAGAATTAAAATCTTTTAACACTTGGGAAATTAATACCATTGATAACCAAGATAAAACCCTTTGGAAAGGGGAAAACATACCTGTTATTAAATTAGAACAACATTTAATTTTTAATCGTCCTTATAAATCAAATCCTCTCAAAGGAAATCCAAAAATTGATCGCTCAACCTTTGTAATAGTAGGAGATAACGACACTCTAGGAGGTATTTATCTTGATCGAGTTTGGGGTGAACAAGAAGTGACTGTGTATCCGATACAATCTCCAATTCCTTTAACTCTTGGCTTCAATAATTCCATTATTTTGGGTGACGGGCGAGTAATTCCTTTAATTGATCCTTCTGAAATGTTGCAAGAATGCTTAGGAAATTCCGCCTCATCAATTCAGGTTGATAATTCTGTGAGCAAATTAACTAAAATCTATCATCCAGCACCATTTCGCAATCATATTTTAATAGTTGATGATTCCATTAATGTGCGTAATTACTTAGCTTTAACCCTGGAAAAAGCTGGTTATCAAGTAGAAGAAGCAAAAGACGGTAGGGAAGCAGTAGATAAATTATTTAATGGTTTATCAGTAAAAGCGGTAATTTCCGATGTCGAAATGCCTCGTCTTGACGGTTATGGATTATTAGAAGAAGTAAAAGGGAAAAAAGAATTTCATAATTTACCAATTATTATGTTAACTTCTCGCAGTAATGAAAAACATCGAAAAGTAGCTTTTAACTTAGGGGCAAGTGCCTACTTTTCTAAACCTTATAACGAACAAGAATTATTACAAAAATTAGAACTTTTAATTACTAAATAA
- a CDS encoding chemotaxis protein CheW, with amino-acid sequence MSTTSSLARLQELLPQLFQSVEIKGDRYLRFEINKLSALIPMISIQESLLVSGEKITPIPKMPSSMIGIISSRDTVFCVFDLRQLMGLSSLSNYLRQYHIVVLKDSSELLIGIAVDKIQGVTRISQEEILDLFSTKNLFPMEKNYFQKFVKQKEQELLILDLPTLFSEIKQSH; translated from the coding sequence ATGTCCACAACTTCCTCTCTAGCTAGACTCCAAGAATTATTACCTCAATTATTTCAAAGTGTTGAAATTAAGGGCGATCGTTATTTGCGTTTTGAGATCAATAAATTATCCGCCTTGATTCCGATGATAAGTATTCAAGAATCTTTATTAGTATCTGGGGAAAAAATTACGCCTATTCCAAAAATGCCTTCATCCATGATAGGGATAATAAGTTCCAGGGATACGGTGTTTTGCGTGTTTGATTTAAGACAATTAATGGGTTTATCTTCTTTATCCAATTATTTAAGACAGTATCATATTGTTGTACTAAAAGATTCTTCAGAATTACTAATTGGTATCGCCGTAGATAAAATTCAAGGAGTTACCCGTATTTCACAGGAGGAAATTTTAGATTTATTCTCAACTAAAAACCTTTTTCCAATGGAGAAAAATTATTTCCAAAAATTTGTCAAACAAAAAGAGCAAGAATTATTAATTTTAGATTTGCCAACATTATTTTCTGAGATTAAACAATCCCATTAA
- a CDS encoding histidine phosphatase family protein, translating into MTTRVIIVRHGQSSYNAQKMIQGRCNESIITEKGEIQANLLGKALSNLKIDGFYCSPLQRAHKTAQIIQELNQHQPNLTVAEKLREINLPIWEKWKKEDVKREYPNEYKQWKEKPHELKMTFDGEEIYPVLDLYRQAEEFWQEIIPHHHNETILITAHNGINRCLILTALGMEASHYHSIQQSNCCINVLNFTGDYGQPVQLESLNQTSHLGMPLPDYRPEQKQGLRLLLVRHGETEWNRLSRFQGVKDIPLNDNGRQQAQKAADFLKDIPLDFAVTSPLSRPKETAEIILQNHPNITLTTKKDLEEISHGLWEGKLEKEIEAEYPGLLNQWKEKPETVQMPEGENLDDVWQRAINSWQEIVKENLEDGKMKTGLVTAHDAINKVIICYLLGLKPANFWNIKQGNGAVTVIDYHNGLDGMPILQAINLTSHLSGGVFDQTAAGAL; encoded by the coding sequence ATGACTACTCGTGTAATCATCGTTCGTCATGGTCAAAGTAGCTACAATGCACAAAAAATGATACAAGGGCGTTGTAATGAGTCAATAATTACTGAAAAAGGAGAAATTCAGGCAAATTTGCTAGGAAAAGCCTTAAGTAATTTAAAAATTGATGGTTTTTATTGTAGCCCATTACAAAGAGCCCATAAAACTGCTCAAATAATTCAAGAATTAAATCAACATCAACCAAATTTAACCGTTGCCGAAAAATTACGAGAAATTAATTTACCCATATGGGAAAAGTGGAAAAAAGAAGACGTAAAACGAGAATATCCGAATGAATATAAACAATGGAAAGAAAAACCCCATGAATTAAAAATGACGTTTGACGGTGAAGAAATTTATCCTGTTTTAGATTTATACCGTCAAGCCGAAGAATTTTGGCAAGAAATCATTCCTCACCATCACAACGAAACAATTTTAATCACTGCCCATAATGGCATTAATCGTTGTTTAATTCTTACTGCCTTGGGTATGGAAGCTAGTCATTATCATAGCATTCAACAATCTAACTGTTGTATCAACGTACTTAATTTTACTGGTGATTATGGACAACCAGTACAATTAGAATCTCTTAACCAAACTTCACATTTAGGGATGCCGTTACCTGATTATCGCCCAGAGCAAAAACAAGGATTAAGATTGTTATTAGTGCGTCATGGGGAAACCGAGTGGAATCGTCTGTCAAGATTTCAGGGAGTCAAAGATATTCCTTTAAATGATAATGGCAGACAACAAGCACAAAAAGCCGCCGACTTTCTGAAAGATATTCCTTTAGATTTTGCGGTAACAAGCCCATTATCTCGCCCGAAAGAAACCGCAGAGATAATCTTGCAAAATCATCCTAATATTACCTTAACCACCAAAAAAGATTTAGAGGAAATTTCTCATGGTTTATGGGAAGGTAAATTAGAAAAAGAAATAGAAGCTGAATATCCAGGATTATTAAATCAATGGAAAGAAAAACCAGAAACAGTACAAATGCCTGAAGGAGAAAACTTAGATGATGTTTGGCAAAGAGCAATTAATTCTTGGCAAGAAATCGTCAAAGAAAATTTAGAAGACGGCAAAATGAAAACTGGTTTAGTCACTGCTCATGATGCTATAAATAAAGTAATTATCTGTTATTTATTAGGTTTAAAACCAGCTAATTTTTGGAACATTAAACAAGGTAATGGTGCAGTTACTGTCATTGATTATCATAATGGCTTAGATGGAATGCCCATTTTACAAGCTATTAATTTAACCAGTCATTTAAGTGGTGGTGTTTTCGATCAAACTGCTGCTGGTGCACTGTAA